The Sphingomonas sanguinis nucleotide sequence CTGCTGCGCGATCCGCATTGTGTGATCGGCCGAGAAGCCCAGCTTGCGCGCGGCCTCCTGTTGCAGGGTCGAGGTGGTGAAGGGCGGCGGCGGGTTGCGTGTCGCGGGCTTGGTCTCGACCGACTGGACCTGGAACCGGCCCGCCTCGACATCCGCCTTGGCGCGGGTCGCGTCGCCCTCATTGCCGATCGACAGGCGATCGAGCTTCTTGCCCTCCCACTGGACCAGACGCGCGACGAAGGGCGTGCCGTCCTGCTCCATATCGGCCGTCACCGACCAATATTCCTGCGGGCGAAACGCCTCGATCTCGCGCTCGCGGCTGACGATCAGGCGCAGCGCCACCGACTGGACGCGGCCCGCCGACTTGGCGCCGGGGAGCTTGCGCCACAGCACCGGCGACAGGGTGAAGCCGACCAGATAGTCGAGCGCCCGGCGCGCGCGGTAGGCGTCGATCAGGTCGGTATCCAGCTCGCGCGGATTCTGCATCGCGTGGAGGATGGCGGGCTTGGTGATCGCGTTGAACGTGACGCGCTCCACCTTGTCGGGCAGCGCCTTGCGGTTCTTCAGAACCTCCTGCACGTGCCACGAAATCGCCTCGCCCTCGCGGTCAGGGTCGGTGGCCAGGATCAATCTGTCGGCCTTCTTGGCCTCGTCGGCGATCGCCTTCAGCTGGCGCGCCTTGTCCGCGTAATTTTCCCACTCCATCGAAAAATTCTGGTCGGGGTCGACCGAGCCGTCCTTGGGCGGCAGGTCGCGGACGTGACCATAGCTCGCCAGGACGCGGTAGTCCGAACCCAGATATTTCTCGATGGTCTTCGCCTTGGCGGGCGATTCGACGATGACAAGCTGCATGAGTGGTAAAATGCGTCCCTTACGTGTGTACGCGAGGATGGGGAGGGGGCGGGGGGCCGTCAAGCGGGGTTGGTTCGGGTGTGGCGGGTGTCGGGGCGTGGCCTTCGACTTCGCTCAGGCTGAACGGATGGTGGCATGTGTGGCCATATCCCCAAACTCCGTTCAGCCTGAGCGAAGTCGAAGGCCATGCTCAACCCTCGCGAATAAAGCGCATGGCTTCTCCCCGGTAATGCGGCCGGTCATGCAAGGCATAACCCAGCCGCTCCGCCAGCCTGATCGACCCGAGATTGACCGGCGAAATGATGCACTGGGTCGAGGACGGCGCATGATGCTCGTCCATCCAGCGGTGCGCAGCGCTCGCCGCCTCGAACGCAAAGCCCTTGCCATGCGCGGCGCTGGTGAAAACCCACGCCGCTTCCGGTGGCGACGGTGTCAGCTTCGGTGTCACCTCACGCCGAAAATCCATGAAGCCTGTCTCTCCGAGATACTGGCCGCTCATCCGGTCGCAGACGGCGAACAGGCCGTGGCCGAATACGGACCAATAGCCGATGAAGCGGAGCAGCCGCATCCACGCTTCCTCGCCGGTCATCGGTGCCCCGGCATGGCGGACCACCACCGGATCGGCGACCATCGCCGCATAGGCGTCGTAATCCGCGATCTCATAGGGGCGCAAAGTCAGGCGCTCGGTCTGGATCATGCCAGCGCCACCCGGCCCCCGGCATGGCGCTCCAGCCGCCCGGCAAGTTCCAGTTCCAGCAGAATCGTCTGCACGATGGCGGAGGGGCGTCCGCTCTGGCGGATGAGTTCGTCGACCGTCACCGCGACCGGGCCGAGCAGATCGCTCACCCGCTGCCGGTCGGCATCGCTGGCATCTTGCGGCGGCGGAGGCGTGTAGCGGCTCTCAGGCGTGCGGACCATGCGCGGGTCGATGGGGCGGATCTGTTCGAGGATGTCCGCCGCCGACTGGATCAGCGTCGCGCCTTCGCGGATCAGCATGTTGCAGCCTTGCGCGCGCGGGTCGGCGGGGTGTCCGGGGACCGCCATCACCTCGCGCCCCGCCTCGCCCGCCAGCCGCGCGGTGATGAGCGAGCCGGAGCGCGGGGCGGCCTCGACCACCACCGTTCCCTGCGCAAGACCTGCGATGATCCGGTTGCGCGAGGGGAAATGCCGGGCGAGCGGCTGGGTGCCGGGCGGTTGTTCCGCGATCAGTAGGCCGCGGGTCGCGACCTCTTCCTGGAGCCGCACGTTTTCGGGCGGGAAGGCGATGTCGATGCCGCTGGCGATGACGCCGATCGTGCCGCCGTCGAGCGCGCCGATATGCGCCGCCGTGTCGATACCCCGCGCCAGCCCCGAGGTGACGGGCACGCGCTGCGCCGCCAGATCCTGCGCCAGCCCCCGCGCGAAGCGGCACGATGCGGCCGAGGCGTTGCGCGCGCCGACCAGCGCCACCCCGCCGCGCTGTGCCAGCCCGATGTCGCCGCGCACGATCAGCGCTGGCGGGGCGGTATCGAGTTCGGCGAGCAGCGCGGGATAGTCCGCTTCGCCCAGCAGAATGTGCCGCGCGCCCAGTCGCGCCACCGTCTCGATCTCCCGCGCGATGACGGTCGGGTCAGCGGCCTTGGGGGCCTCACCGCCGCCGCGCCGGGCGAGATGGGGCAGGGCGTCGAGCGCGGCCTGCGCCTCGCCGAAGCGCGCCATCAATTGCCGCCAGGTGACGGGTCCGATGCCATGGGTTCGCAACAGTCGGAGCTGCGCGAACCGGGCGTCAGTCACGCTTCTTGCCGATACGGGGTTCGGTGCCCGCGAGCAACCGCTCGATGTTCGAGCCGTGCTTCCAGATAACGATCAGGGCGAGCGCGATCAGCAGCAGGACCAGATCGAACCGCCCCATCACCGCCGCCGCCAGAGGAGCGCTGACCGCCGCCGCCATGCCCGCCACCGCCGAGATGCGCAGCGTCGCGAGCAGGCCCAGCCACACCACAGCATAGACCAGACCCAGCGGCCAGTGGAGCGCGACCACCACGCCCATCAGCGTGGCGACGCCCTTGCCGCCGCGAAACTTCAGCCAGATCGGGAAACAATGCCCGACGAACGCGGCCGCCGCCGCCAGCGCTTCCTCACCGGGCAGCCAGTGGCGCACGACCAGGACGGCGGCAACACCCTTCAGCATGTCGAGGATCAGGGTCGCGGCGGCCAGTCCCTTGCGGCCGGTGCGCAGTACGTTGGTCGCGCCGATATTGCCCGACCCGATACTGCGCAGATCGCCTGCTCCGGCGGCGCGCGTCAGGATGATGCCGAAGGGAATTGATCCCA carries:
- the dprA gene encoding DNA-processing protein DprA, coding for MTDARFAQLRLLRTHGIGPVTWRQLMARFGEAQAALDALPHLARRGGGEAPKAADPTVIAREIETVARLGARHILLGEADYPALLAELDTAPPALIVRGDIGLAQRGGVALVGARNASAASCRFARGLAQDLAAQRVPVTSGLARGIDTAAHIGALDGGTIGVIASGIDIAFPPENVRLQEEVATRGLLIAEQPPGTQPLARHFPSRNRIIAGLAQGTVVVEAAPRSGSLITARLAGEAGREVMAVPGHPADPRAQGCNMLIREGATLIQSAADILEQIRPIDPRMVRTPESRYTPPPPQDASDADRQRVSDLLGPVAVTVDELIRQSGRPSAIVQTILLELELAGRLERHAGGRVALA
- the plsY gene encoding glycerol-3-phosphate 1-O-acyltransferase PlsY; amino-acid sequence: MPTEIIWGPPTWALLIGYLLGSIPFGIILTRAAGAGDLRSIGSGNIGATNVLRTGRKGLAAATLILDMLKGVAAVLVVRHWLPGEEALAAAAAFVGHCFPIWLKFRGGKGVATLMGVVVALHWPLGLVYAVVWLGLLATLRISAVAGMAAAVSAPLAAAVMGRFDLVLLLIALALIVIWKHGSNIERLLAGTEPRIGKKRD
- a CDS encoding GNAT family N-acetyltransferase, with amino-acid sequence MIQTERLTLRPYEIADYDAYAAMVADPVVVRHAGAPMTGEEAWMRLLRFIGYWSVFGHGLFAVCDRMSGQYLGETGFMDFRREVTPKLTPSPPEAAWVFTSAAHGKGFAFEAASAAHRWMDEHHAPSSTQCIISPVNLGSIRLAERLGYALHDRPHYRGEAMRFIREG